The Ornithodoros turicata isolate Travis chromosome 9, ASM3712646v1, whole genome shotgun sequence genome includes a region encoding these proteins:
- the LOC135368681 gene encoding mucin-22-like isoform X2 gives MPATASSKILPTYKMRTEQRSDFPLSEVGRRQFLRYGVAFVLVLGSLVLGAVLVVQKSYLVDTTVSNQTVHISRISESSTGAPMAADLDALNLSMVELGEQLFQGSTELPRLKGGQLHDLAWMARQQPVSSSSESTSVSSSSESTSVSSTSESTSVSSTSESTSVSSTSESTSVSSTSESTSVSSTSESTSVSSTSESTSVSSTSESTSVSSTSESTSVSSTSESTSVSSTSESTSVSSTSESTSVSSTSESTSVSSTSESTSVSSTSESTSVSSTSGSTSVASTSGSTSVASTSGSTSVASTSGSTSVASTSGSTSVASTSGSTSVASTSGSTSVASTSGSTSIASTSGSTSIASTSGSTSIASTSVASTSGSTSISSTSASTSVLSSTRSTSLASTSGSSSVSGTSAKSTVSGTTGKSTPSGSTGMSTPSGTTGKSTPSGSTGKSTPSGSTGISTPSGSTGMSTPSGLTGMSTPSGSTGMSTVSRTTGMSTVSRTTGMSTASGHTGMSTASGHTGMSTASGNTGMSTASGNTGMSTASGKTGMSTASGKTGMSTASGKTGMSTASGKTGMSTASGNTGMSTASGKTGMSTASGKTGMSTASGKTGMSTASGKTGMSTASGKTGMSTASGKTGMSTASGKTGMSTASGKTGMSTASGKIGMSTASGKTGMSTASGKTGMSTASGKTGMSTPSWTTGMSTASGTSERSSASPASQSTGASTFSPGSSASASTGVFTIPSSTGGTAGPSAPGSTASRSSQGGTASLSSRGGTASLSSRGGTASPSSRGGTASPSSRGGTASPSSRGGTASPSSRGGTASPSSPGGTTPGSSASPSPHGGTAGPSVLTQESTSSSPSTPAIANGSSKTASPASDEYENVTANPTSDTSYTISSTEEYENISEIPTTNHTGYTILQSSSTATGSSAIGPTTNASAAWPTTTWSSEWTSATASAFSSTTSGPPASASTSMASGVTGMTSMSTGITPGASKPFPTDFELCNTSFCLGEGSKLADTFNSSDDPCNNFYGYVCDKMWGNTSNLLDSDTMLSMEIESKIKAVLEGSLTIGGTLSPLVNLWSSCKSSTSTPPPSNMSAIFSSLGFDCSRTQVTSDIVLDTVAEVMGKLGVAPLIVFEMHPDPTNYALRTVSLDEPNILLSRKMIKKDKIAAKAEFTKKVCLYVRLTKGKPDSTLCGQIADVGLMVAEGSTLHVHPARRAQDYEYVMYYQIALLKQLISSVVTYPILTSTSKVFLKSPYYINTTLIHLLTSSPIPLYHYVGFHMMVFMAPFLGVRELFDVTLFTLTGRHWSSPPKWRVCLHLTNELLPGIMTAAFQKPLQDAQQFKKLWADVMAEQVRSAFIDKIPSASFLDEWTQSIVTAKLKTTRIYTYFPMHMATGSNVQGYVNTLNNAVPFRNDALDYFLRITKYVANAWKRKAALYHNGRWRGSIFDTDCEYIVLDQAIYIPVGLFDISIPTSMKENMFHIPRIAPRIAACIFEATFEAGYYYHREFSWTKSSYDGYQQKVDCLGKQYDKQKNETSGMYLRVADNAAISVSYKVFEEQLFTVRYFEKDYRLPGLENTTSRQLFFINYARGYCQSPPADPDESMLVQRSVNIPLMNSLEFNEAFNCQPKSGMNPDVKCQIWN, from the exons ATGCCTGCCACAGCATCGTCGAAGATATTGCCAACGTACAAGATGCGCACTGAGCAGAGGAG TGACTTTCCACTGTCGGAAGTCGGACGCCGGCAATTTCTGCGCTATGGAGTTGCGTTCGTACTGGTTCTTGGATCACTAGTGCTGGGAGCTGTCTTGGTCGTACAGAAGAGCTACCTCGTAG ATACGACTGTAAGCAACCAGACTGTGCACATCAGCCGCATATCAGAGAGCTCCACTGGAGCGCCGATGGCAGCAGATCTAGACGCCTTAAATCTCAGCATGGTGGAGTTGGGAGAACAGCTGTTTCAAGGATCTACT GAGCTCCCACGGCTCAAAGGAGGACAACTTCATGACTTAGCATGGATGGCTCGTCAACAGCCAGTTTCCTCATCCAGTGAGAGCACCAGCGTTTCCTCATCCAGTGAAAGCACCAGCGTTTCCTCGACCAGTGAAAGCACCAGCGTTTCCTCGACCAGTGAAAGCACCAGCGTTTCCTCGACCAGTGAAAGCACGAGCGTCTCCTCGACCAGTGAAAGCACGAGCGTCTCCTCGACCAGTGAAAGCACGAGCGTCTCCTCGACCAGTGAAAGCACGAGCGTCTCCTCGACCAGTGAAAGCACGAGCGTCTCCTCGACCAGTGAAAGCACGAGCGTCTCCTCGACCAGTGAAAGCACGAGCGTCTCCTCGACCAGTGAAAGCACGAGCGTCTCCTCGACCAGTGAAAGCACGAGCGTCTCCTCGACCAGTGAAAGCACGAGCGTCTCCTCGACCAGTGAAAGCACGAGCGTCTCCTCGACCAGTGAAAGCACGAGCGTCTCCTCGACCAGTGGGAGCACGAGCGTCGCCTCTACCAGTGGGAGCACGAGCGTCGCCTCTACCAGTGGGAGCACGAGCGTCGCCTCTACCAGTGGGAGCACGAGCGTCGCCTCTACCAGTGGGAGCACGAGCGTCGCCTCTACCAGTGGGAGCACGAGCGTCGCCTCTACCAGTGGGAGCACGAGCGTCGCCTCTACAAGTGGGAGCACGAGCATCGCCTCTACAAGTGGGAGCACGAGCATCGCCTCTACAAGTGGGAGCACGAGCATCGCCTCAACGAGCGTCGCCTCAACGAGTGGGAGCACAAGCATCTCCTCAACGAGTGCGAGTACGAGCGTCTTGTCATCGACTAGAAGCACGAGCCTCGCCTCAACGAGTGGGAGCAGCAGCGTTTCCGGAACGTCTGCGAAGAGCACAGTTTCCGGGACGACTGGGAAGAGCACACCTTCCGGCTCAACGGGAATGAGCACACCTTCCGGGACTACCGGCAAGAGCACACCTTCCGGCTCGACGGGGAAGAGCACACCTTCCGGCTCGACGGGTATAAGCACACCTTCCGGCTCGACGGGTATGAGCACACCTTCCGGCCTGACGGGTATGAGCACACCTTCCGGCTCGACCGGAATGAGCACAGTTTCCCGGACGACCGGAATGAGCACAGTTTCCCGCACGACCGGGATGAGCACTGCTTCCGGACATACCGGGATGAGCACTGCTTCCGGACATACCGGGATGAGCACTGCTTCCGGAAATACCGGTATGAGCACTGCTTCCGGAAATACCGGTATGAGCACTGCTTCCGGAAAGACCGGCATGAGCACTGCTTCCGGAAAGACCGGTATGAGCACTGCTTCCGGAAAGACCGGTATGagcactgcttcaggaaagacCGGTATGAGCACTGCTTCAGGAAATACCGGTATGAGCACTGCTTCCGGAAAGACCGGTATGagcactgcttcaggaaagacCGGCATGagcactgcttcaggaaagacCGGTATGagcactgcttcaggaaagacCGGTATGagcactgcttcaggaaagacCGGTATGagcactgcttcaggaaagacCGGTATGAGCACTGCTTCCGGAAAGACCGGTATGAGCACCGCTTCCGGAAAGACCGGTATGAGCACTGCTTCCGGAAAGATCGGTATGAGCACTGCTTCCGGAAAGACCGGTATGAGCACTGCTTCCGGAAAGACCGGCATGAGCACTGCTTCCGGAAAGACCGGTATGAGCACTCCTTCCTGGACGACTGGGATGAGCACAGCTTCCGGAACAAGTGAAAGGAGCAGCGCTTCCCCAGCTAGTCAAAGCACCGGTGCCAGTACTTTTTCTCCCGGAAGTAGCGCAAGCGCTTCCACAGGAGTGTTCACTATCCCTTCCTCCACAGGAGGTACCGCTGGTCCCTCAGCACCGGGCAGCACCGCAAGTCGTTCATCTCAGGGCGGTACCGCTAGTCTTTCATCTCGAGGCGGTACCGCTAGTCTTTCATCTCGAGGCGGTACCGCTAGTCCTTCATCTCGAGGCGGTACCGCTAGTCCTTCATCTCGAGGCGGTACCGCTAGTCCTTCATCTCGAGGTGGTACCGCTAGTCCTTCATCTCGAGGCGGTACCGCTAGTCCTTCATCTCCAGGCGGTACCACTCCCGGCAGTTCAGCTAGCCCTTCGCCTCATGGTGGTACTGCTGGTCCTTCAGTTTTGACACAGGAGAGTACTAGTAGCTCTCCGAGCACGCCTGCTATTGCAAATGGCTCGAGCAAAACCGCTAGTCCAGCTTCTGACGAATATGAAAATGTAACTGCAAACCCAACAAGCGATACCAGTTATACGATTTCGTCAACAGAAGAGTACGAAAACATATCTGAAATTCCTACAACAAACCATACTGGTTATACAATACTTCAAAGCTCAAGTACTGCAACTGGAAGTAGTGCCATTGGCCCTACTACAAATGCTAGTGCAGCATGGCCTACTACTACGTGGAGTTCGGAATGGACCAGCGCCACAG CTTCAGCTTTTTCAAGCACAACGTCCGGTCCTCCGGCTTCCGCCAGTACCAGCATGGCAAGCGGGGTCACAGGAATGACATCGATGTCTACAGGCATCACG CCAGGGGCCTCCAAGCCGTTTCCGACTGATTTCGAGTTGTGCAACACGTCCTTCTGCCTTGGTGAAG GGTCGAAACTAGCAGACACCTTTAATTCGTCTGACGATCCCTGCAATAATTTTTACGGCTATGTATGCGACAAAATGTGGGGCAACACAAGTAATTTACTGGATTCTGACACGATGCTCTCGATGGAGATCGAAAGCAAAATAAAAGCTGTCCTGGAAG GTTCCCTTACAATAGGTGGTACTTTATCGCCTCTAGTAAACCTGTGGAGCTCGTGCAAGTCATCGACAA GTACCCCACCACCATCGAACATGTCAGCCATATTTTCGTCCTTGGGATTCGACTGTTCTAGAACACAAGTGACGTCAGACATCGTCCTGGATACAGTCGCGGAGGTAATGGGCAAACTTGGCGTAGCACCCCTGATCGTGTTTGAAATGCATCCAGATCCCACTAACTATGCGCTGCGCACAGTCTCC TTGGACGAGCCAAATATCCTGTTAAGTCGGAAGATGATCAAAAAAGACAAAATTGCAGCTAAAGCAGAGTTCACGAAAAAGGTCTGCTTGTATGTGCGGCTTACGAAAGGAAAGCCTGACTCAACTCTTTGCGGACAGATAGCCGATGTTGGCCTCATGGTAGCGGAG GGAAGCACACTGCATGTCCACCCAGCACGAAGAGCACAAGACTATGAATACGTTATGTACTATCAAATAGCGCTTCTGAAACAG CTTATCAGCAGTGTCGTGACCTATCCCATTCTCACCTCCACGTCGAAAGTGTTTCTAAAGTCGCCTTACTACATTAACACCACGTTGATTCACTTGTTGACGTCCAGCCC GATTCCTCTGTATCATTACGTGGGCTTTCATATGATGGTGTTCATGGCACCCTTCCTTGGAGTTCGAGAACTGTTTGATGTCACTCTGTTCACCTTGACAGGAAGACATTGGAGCTCGCCTCCTAAATGGAGGGTTTGCCTCCACTTGACCAACGAACTTCTGCCCGGTATTATGACCGCGGCTTTCCAAAAGCCATTGCAGGATGCTCAACAGTTCAAAAAGCTTTGG GCTGACGTGATGGCCGAACAGGTGCGGAGCGCCTTTATAGACAAAATTCCCAGCGCATCGTTCCTTGATGAGTGGACCCAATCCATCGTCACTGCTAAG ctGAAAACCACTCGTATCTATACTTACTTCCCTATGCACATGGCAACTGGCAGCAATGTTCAAGGATACGTCAACACG TTAAACAACGCAGTGCCGTTCCGTAATGATGCGTTAGATTATTTCCTGCGAATCACCAAGTACGTCGCAAACGCCTGGAAACGAAAGGCGGCACTCTATCACAACGGAAG GTGGAGAGGTTCCATATTCGATACAGATTGTGAATATATTGTATTGGACCAGGCTATCT ATATACCGGTGGGATTATTCGATATTTCCATACCCACTTCAATGAAAGAAAA TATGTTCCACATACCAAGAATAGCACCGCGGATTGCAGCATGTATTTTTGAAGCAACATTTGAAG ctGGTTATTACTATCACCGTGAATTTTCGTGGACAAAGTCCAGTTACGACGGCTACCAGCAAAAGGTCGACTGCTTGGGCAAGCAGTACGACAAACAGAAAAAT gaaACATCGGGAATGTATTTGCGCGTAGCGGATAATGCAGCGATTTCAGTTTCCTACAAG GTTTTTGAAGAGCAACTATTTACTGTTCGCTACTTCGAGAAAGACTACCGTTTACCCGGGCTGGAAAACACAACTTCGAGGCAACTGTTCTTCATAAACTATGCACGG GGTTATTGCCAGAGTCCTCCAGCTGACCCAGATGAGTCAATGCTTGTTCAGAGAAG CGTGAACATTCCTCTGATGAACAGCTTGGAGTTCAACGAAGCCTTCAACTGTCAGCCGAAGTCCGGCATGAACCCTGACGTTAAGTGTCAAATCTGGAACTAA
- the LOC135368681 gene encoding mucin-22-like isoform X1: MPATASSKILPTYKMRTEQRSDFPLSEVGRRQFLRYGVAFVLVLGSLVLGAVLVVQKSYLVDTTVSNQTVHISRISESSTGAPMAADLDALNLSMVELGEQLFQGSTELPRLKGGQLHDLAWMARQQPVSSSSESTSVSSSSESTSVSSTSESTSVSSTSESTSVSSTSESTSVSSTSESTSVSSTSESTSVSSTSESTSVSSTSESTSVSSTSESTSVSSTSESTSVSSTSESTSVSSTSESTSVSSTSESTSVSSTSESTSVSSTSESTSVSSTSGSTSVASTSGSTSVASTSGSTSVASTSGSTSVASTSGSTSVASTSGSTSVASTSGSTSVASTSGSTSIASTSGSTSIASTSGSTSIASTSVASTSGSTSISSTSASTSVLSSTRSTSLASTSGSSSVSGTSAKSTVSGTTGKSTPSGSTGMSTPSGTTGKSTPSGSTGKSTPSGSTGISTPSGSTGMSTPSGLTGMSTPSGSTGMSTVSRTTGMSTVSRTTGMSTASGHTGMSTASGHTGMSTASGNTGMSTASGNTGMSTASGKTGMSTASGKTGMSTASGKTGMSTASGKTGMSTASGNTGMSTASGKTGMSTASGKTGMSTASGKTGMSTASGKTGMSTASGKTGMSTASGKTGMSTASGKTGMSTASGKTGMSTASGKIGMSTASGKTGMSTASGKTGMSTASGKTGMSTPSWTTGMSTASGTSERSSASPASQSTGASTFSPGSSASASTGVFTIPSSTGGTAGPSAPGSTASRSSQGGTASLSSRGGTASLSSRGGTASPSSRGGTASPSSRGGTASPSSRGGTASPSSRGGTASPSSPGGTTPGSSASPSPHGGTAGPSVLTQESTSSSPSTPAIANGSSKTASPASDEYENVTANPTSDTSYTISSTEEYENISEIPTTNHTGYTILQSSSTATGSSAIGPTTNASAAWPTTTWSSEWTSATASAFSSTTSGPPASASTSMASGVTGMTSMSTGITPGASKPFPTDFELCNTSFCLGEGSKLADTFNSSDDPCNNFYGYVCDKMWGNTSNLLDSDTMLSMEIESKIKAVLEGSLTIGGTLSPLVNLWSSCKSSTSTPPPSNMSAIFSSLGFDCSRTQVTSDIVLDTVAEVMGKLGVAPLIVFEMHPDPTNYALRTVSLDEPNILLSRKMIKKDKIAAKAEFTKKVCLYVRLTKGKPDSTLCGQIADVGLMVAEGSTLHVHPARRAQDYEYVMYYQIALLKQLISSVVTYPILTSTSKVFLKSPYYINTTLIHLLTSSPIPLYHYVGFHMMVFMAPFLGVRELFDVTLFTLTGRHWSSPPKWRVCLHLTNELLPGIMTAAFQKPLQDAQQFKKLWADVMAEQVRSAFIDKIPSASFLDEWTQSIVTAKLKTTRIYTYFPMHMATGSNVQGYVNTLNNAVPFRNDALDYFLRITKYVANAWKRKAALYHNGRWRGSIFDTDCEYIVLDQAIYIPVGLFDISIPTSMKENMFHIPRIAPRIAACIFEATFEGAGYYYHREFSWTKSSYDGYQQKVDCLGKQYDKQKNETSGMYLRVADNAAISVSYKVFEEQLFTVRYFEKDYRLPGLENTTSRQLFFINYARGYCQSPPADPDESMLVQRSVNIPLMNSLEFNEAFNCQPKSGMNPDVKCQIWN, from the exons ATGCCTGCCACAGCATCGTCGAAGATATTGCCAACGTACAAGATGCGCACTGAGCAGAGGAG TGACTTTCCACTGTCGGAAGTCGGACGCCGGCAATTTCTGCGCTATGGAGTTGCGTTCGTACTGGTTCTTGGATCACTAGTGCTGGGAGCTGTCTTGGTCGTACAGAAGAGCTACCTCGTAG ATACGACTGTAAGCAACCAGACTGTGCACATCAGCCGCATATCAGAGAGCTCCACTGGAGCGCCGATGGCAGCAGATCTAGACGCCTTAAATCTCAGCATGGTGGAGTTGGGAGAACAGCTGTTTCAAGGATCTACT GAGCTCCCACGGCTCAAAGGAGGACAACTTCATGACTTAGCATGGATGGCTCGTCAACAGCCAGTTTCCTCATCCAGTGAGAGCACCAGCGTTTCCTCATCCAGTGAAAGCACCAGCGTTTCCTCGACCAGTGAAAGCACCAGCGTTTCCTCGACCAGTGAAAGCACCAGCGTTTCCTCGACCAGTGAAAGCACGAGCGTCTCCTCGACCAGTGAAAGCACGAGCGTCTCCTCGACCAGTGAAAGCACGAGCGTCTCCTCGACCAGTGAAAGCACGAGCGTCTCCTCGACCAGTGAAAGCACGAGCGTCTCCTCGACCAGTGAAAGCACGAGCGTCTCCTCGACCAGTGAAAGCACGAGCGTCTCCTCGACCAGTGAAAGCACGAGCGTCTCCTCGACCAGTGAAAGCACGAGCGTCTCCTCGACCAGTGAAAGCACGAGCGTCTCCTCGACCAGTGAAAGCACGAGCGTCTCCTCGACCAGTGAAAGCACGAGCGTCTCCTCGACCAGTGGGAGCACGAGCGTCGCCTCTACCAGTGGGAGCACGAGCGTCGCCTCTACCAGTGGGAGCACGAGCGTCGCCTCTACCAGTGGGAGCACGAGCGTCGCCTCTACCAGTGGGAGCACGAGCGTCGCCTCTACCAGTGGGAGCACGAGCGTCGCCTCTACCAGTGGGAGCACGAGCGTCGCCTCTACAAGTGGGAGCACGAGCATCGCCTCTACAAGTGGGAGCACGAGCATCGCCTCTACAAGTGGGAGCACGAGCATCGCCTCAACGAGCGTCGCCTCAACGAGTGGGAGCACAAGCATCTCCTCAACGAGTGCGAGTACGAGCGTCTTGTCATCGACTAGAAGCACGAGCCTCGCCTCAACGAGTGGGAGCAGCAGCGTTTCCGGAACGTCTGCGAAGAGCACAGTTTCCGGGACGACTGGGAAGAGCACACCTTCCGGCTCAACGGGAATGAGCACACCTTCCGGGACTACCGGCAAGAGCACACCTTCCGGCTCGACGGGGAAGAGCACACCTTCCGGCTCGACGGGTATAAGCACACCTTCCGGCTCGACGGGTATGAGCACACCTTCCGGCCTGACGGGTATGAGCACACCTTCCGGCTCGACCGGAATGAGCACAGTTTCCCGGACGACCGGAATGAGCACAGTTTCCCGCACGACCGGGATGAGCACTGCTTCCGGACATACCGGGATGAGCACTGCTTCCGGACATACCGGGATGAGCACTGCTTCCGGAAATACCGGTATGAGCACTGCTTCCGGAAATACCGGTATGAGCACTGCTTCCGGAAAGACCGGCATGAGCACTGCTTCCGGAAAGACCGGTATGAGCACTGCTTCCGGAAAGACCGGTATGagcactgcttcaggaaagacCGGTATGAGCACTGCTTCAGGAAATACCGGTATGAGCACTGCTTCCGGAAAGACCGGTATGagcactgcttcaggaaagacCGGCATGagcactgcttcaggaaagacCGGTATGagcactgcttcaggaaagacCGGTATGagcactgcttcaggaaagacCGGTATGagcactgcttcaggaaagacCGGTATGAGCACTGCTTCCGGAAAGACCGGTATGAGCACCGCTTCCGGAAAGACCGGTATGAGCACTGCTTCCGGAAAGATCGGTATGAGCACTGCTTCCGGAAAGACCGGTATGAGCACTGCTTCCGGAAAGACCGGCATGAGCACTGCTTCCGGAAAGACCGGTATGAGCACTCCTTCCTGGACGACTGGGATGAGCACAGCTTCCGGAACAAGTGAAAGGAGCAGCGCTTCCCCAGCTAGTCAAAGCACCGGTGCCAGTACTTTTTCTCCCGGAAGTAGCGCAAGCGCTTCCACAGGAGTGTTCACTATCCCTTCCTCCACAGGAGGTACCGCTGGTCCCTCAGCACCGGGCAGCACCGCAAGTCGTTCATCTCAGGGCGGTACCGCTAGTCTTTCATCTCGAGGCGGTACCGCTAGTCTTTCATCTCGAGGCGGTACCGCTAGTCCTTCATCTCGAGGCGGTACCGCTAGTCCTTCATCTCGAGGCGGTACCGCTAGTCCTTCATCTCGAGGTGGTACCGCTAGTCCTTCATCTCGAGGCGGTACCGCTAGTCCTTCATCTCCAGGCGGTACCACTCCCGGCAGTTCAGCTAGCCCTTCGCCTCATGGTGGTACTGCTGGTCCTTCAGTTTTGACACAGGAGAGTACTAGTAGCTCTCCGAGCACGCCTGCTATTGCAAATGGCTCGAGCAAAACCGCTAGTCCAGCTTCTGACGAATATGAAAATGTAACTGCAAACCCAACAAGCGATACCAGTTATACGATTTCGTCAACAGAAGAGTACGAAAACATATCTGAAATTCCTACAACAAACCATACTGGTTATACAATACTTCAAAGCTCAAGTACTGCAACTGGAAGTAGTGCCATTGGCCCTACTACAAATGCTAGTGCAGCATGGCCTACTACTACGTGGAGTTCGGAATGGACCAGCGCCACAG CTTCAGCTTTTTCAAGCACAACGTCCGGTCCTCCGGCTTCCGCCAGTACCAGCATGGCAAGCGGGGTCACAGGAATGACATCGATGTCTACAGGCATCACG CCAGGGGCCTCCAAGCCGTTTCCGACTGATTTCGAGTTGTGCAACACGTCCTTCTGCCTTGGTGAAG GGTCGAAACTAGCAGACACCTTTAATTCGTCTGACGATCCCTGCAATAATTTTTACGGCTATGTATGCGACAAAATGTGGGGCAACACAAGTAATTTACTGGATTCTGACACGATGCTCTCGATGGAGATCGAAAGCAAAATAAAAGCTGTCCTGGAAG GTTCCCTTACAATAGGTGGTACTTTATCGCCTCTAGTAAACCTGTGGAGCTCGTGCAAGTCATCGACAA GTACCCCACCACCATCGAACATGTCAGCCATATTTTCGTCCTTGGGATTCGACTGTTCTAGAACACAAGTGACGTCAGACATCGTCCTGGATACAGTCGCGGAGGTAATGGGCAAACTTGGCGTAGCACCCCTGATCGTGTTTGAAATGCATCCAGATCCCACTAACTATGCGCTGCGCACAGTCTCC TTGGACGAGCCAAATATCCTGTTAAGTCGGAAGATGATCAAAAAAGACAAAATTGCAGCTAAAGCAGAGTTCACGAAAAAGGTCTGCTTGTATGTGCGGCTTACGAAAGGAAAGCCTGACTCAACTCTTTGCGGACAGATAGCCGATGTTGGCCTCATGGTAGCGGAG GGAAGCACACTGCATGTCCACCCAGCACGAAGAGCACAAGACTATGAATACGTTATGTACTATCAAATAGCGCTTCTGAAACAG CTTATCAGCAGTGTCGTGACCTATCCCATTCTCACCTCCACGTCGAAAGTGTTTCTAAAGTCGCCTTACTACATTAACACCACGTTGATTCACTTGTTGACGTCCAGCCC GATTCCTCTGTATCATTACGTGGGCTTTCATATGATGGTGTTCATGGCACCCTTCCTTGGAGTTCGAGAACTGTTTGATGTCACTCTGTTCACCTTGACAGGAAGACATTGGAGCTCGCCTCCTAAATGGAGGGTTTGCCTCCACTTGACCAACGAACTTCTGCCCGGTATTATGACCGCGGCTTTCCAAAAGCCATTGCAGGATGCTCAACAGTTCAAAAAGCTTTGG GCTGACGTGATGGCCGAACAGGTGCGGAGCGCCTTTATAGACAAAATTCCCAGCGCATCGTTCCTTGATGAGTGGACCCAATCCATCGTCACTGCTAAG ctGAAAACCACTCGTATCTATACTTACTTCCCTATGCACATGGCAACTGGCAGCAATGTTCAAGGATACGTCAACACG TTAAACAACGCAGTGCCGTTCCGTAATGATGCGTTAGATTATTTCCTGCGAATCACCAAGTACGTCGCAAACGCCTGGAAACGAAAGGCGGCACTCTATCACAACGGAAG GTGGAGAGGTTCCATATTCGATACAGATTGTGAATATATTGTATTGGACCAGGCTATCT ATATACCGGTGGGATTATTCGATATTTCCATACCCACTTCAATGAAAGAAAA TATGTTCCACATACCAAGAATAGCACCGCGGATTGCAGCATGTATTTTTGAAGCAACATTTGAAGGTG ctGGTTATTACTATCACCGTGAATTTTCGTGGACAAAGTCCAGTTACGACGGCTACCAGCAAAAGGTCGACTGCTTGGGCAAGCAGTACGACAAACAGAAAAAT gaaACATCGGGAATGTATTTGCGCGTAGCGGATAATGCAGCGATTTCAGTTTCCTACAAG GTTTTTGAAGAGCAACTATTTACTGTTCGCTACTTCGAGAAAGACTACCGTTTACCCGGGCTGGAAAACACAACTTCGAGGCAACTGTTCTTCATAAACTATGCACGG GGTTATTGCCAGAGTCCTCCAGCTGACCCAGATGAGTCAATGCTTGTTCAGAGAAG CGTGAACATTCCTCTGATGAACAGCTTGGAGTTCAACGAAGCCTTCAACTGTCAGCCGAAGTCCGGCATGAACCCTGACGTTAAGTGTCAAATCTGGAACTAA